The following proteins come from a genomic window of Montipora foliosa isolate CH-2021 chromosome 2, ASM3666993v2, whole genome shotgun sequence:
- the LOC137991334 gene encoding uncharacterized protein, whose amino-acid sequence MCNYCCLAILPFSTTSTEELTSLFSESVLPNIDSSACDSQSLQSPIEWFSTTLNGYYKNNFKIGHLNVNSILGKADEVINLLDECAFDILFITESKIDGTTSSSLCAHLQYRIIRRDRKRGGGGLLVYNRSNVTAHGQINLEPKGVESICLDVKGYANNWFLICACYRSPGKCKITDFILACATAAERMYVQRKEIMFIGDFNMNMLESPDNPNGPNKDLTNFMEQFCLTNVIYEATRTTNCSSTLLDIVLTPHPERMATNGILQVGISDHDLIFVVKKQKLPRPKATTIDFRSIKNLDQNAFLSDLKNVPWNSSYIFENIDDIWSHWFGLFKQVLDEHVPVKRIQLRNNQLPWINPEIQKQIRIRNRLYKKFRRVPTDLNWSKYRKQRNSVTAMKRRAINDFCADAASTTPSTGFFWKKMKPLLPKSKSNIDGSADIRLLDNGQLISNPSAVLNDLFASPRIQESVLNLTEEDFSDHPSIATIKNKSHLLDFTFMEIIAEVIIDNLLKLNPKKATGHDGLSPKILKLSTAALATPLTNLFNYCIRTRTLPSDWKMSNVTPIHKKDEITKTDRRKACRLKNAITFSYIQPSEVQ is encoded by the coding sequence ATGTGCAATTACTGTTGTTTAGCAATTCTTCCTTTTTCCACCACGTCTACCGAGGAATTGACTTCTTTGTTTTCGGAATCAGTGCTACCGAACATAGACTCCAGTGCGTGTGACTCGCAATCACTTCAATCACCAATAGAGTGGTTTTCTACGACCTTAAACGGTTACTATAAGAATAACTTTAAGATTGGTCATCTTAATGTAAATAGTATCTTGGGCAAAGCAGACGAAGTTATTAATCTACTCGACGAATGTGCTTTTGATATCCTCTTTATTACCGAAAGCAAGATTGATGGGACTACCTCTTCTTCTTTGTGCGCCCACTTGCAATATCGTATTATTCGACGGGACAGGAAAAGAGGAGGTGGTGGACTACTCGTTTATAATAGATCGAACGTCACGGCCCACGGTCAGATCAATCTCGAGCCAAAAGGAGTCGAATCCATTTGTTTGGATGTAAAGGGATATGcaaataattggtttctgaTATGTGCTTGTTACCGCTCTCCTGGGAAATGTAAAATTACGGATTTTATTCTAGCTTGTGCGACAGCAGCTGAAAGAATGTACGTTCAACGCAAAGAGATCATGTTTATCGGGGACTTTAATATGAACATGCTTGAATCCCCTGATAATCCAAACGGCCCTAATAAAGATCTGACCAATTTTATGGAACAATTCTGCCTAACGAACGTAATATATGAGGCTACGAGAACAACTAATTGTTCAAGCACGTTGCTCGACATTGTTTTAACACCACACCCTGAGAGAATGGCAACAAACGGAATTTTACAAGTTGGGATTAGTGATCAcgatttgatttttgttgtgaaaaaacaaaagctgcCAAGACCTAAAGCGACTACAATTGATTTTAGATCTATAAAGAATTTGGATCAAAATGCATTTCTCTCTGATCTAAAAAACGTTCCATGGAACAGCTCTTATATCTTCGAAAACATCGACGATATATGGTCTCATTGGTTCGGCCTATTCAAACAAGTCCTCGACGAACATGTACCCGTGAAACGAATACAGCTTCGCAACAACCAATTGCCGTGGATCAACCCCGAAATTCAAAAGCAGATTCGAATACGAAATCGACTATACAAGAAGTTTCGCCGCGTACCAACAGATTTAAATTGGTCTAAATacaggaaacaaagaaactcgGTCACGGCAATGAAGAGAAGAGCAATAAACGATTTCTGTGCTGATGCGGCCTCAACAACACCATCCACTGGCTTCTTCTGGAAAAAGATGAAACCGCTTCTCCCAAAAAGCAAATCAAATATCGATGGCTCTGCTGATATCCGCCTTTTGGACAATGGGCAACTAATATCTAATCCAAGTGCTGTTCTAAATGATTTGTTTGCGAGCCCGAGAATACAAGAATCAGTCCTGAACCTCACAGAAGAGGATTTTAGTGACCATCCCAGCATTGCAACAATAAAGAACAAGTCGCATCTACTTGACTTTACTTTTATGGAAATTATAGCGGAAGTCATAATAGATAACTTACTTAAGTTAAATCCCAAGAAAGCTACGGGCCATGATGGCCTTTCTCCAAAGATTCTGAAATTATCTACCGCAGCCCTGGCTACACCTCTGACAAATCTGTTTAACTATTGTATTCGCACAAGAACTCTTCCAAGTGATTGGAAAATGAGCAATGTCACCCCTATACATAAAAaggatgaaataacaaaaacagaCCGTCGAAAAGCATGTCGGTTGAAAAATGCCATCACTTTTTCCTacatccaaccctctgaggtccaatag